A genomic window from Populus nigra chromosome 7, ddPopNigr1.1, whole genome shotgun sequence includes:
- the LOC133699154 gene encoding uncharacterized protein At3g28850-like, with the protein MGCASSKQKRCKHCQTPYSPVPRSYSMHVVHPPRQKGDSYHVVALTSATLGTLALDSANQNQNGTVDVAVKGDDQRKNVSDFDGSNGFVKDSKELNSKEEFSMGLIEAKTWSSMIQEKIPEVVPRTPIMTSPGEPETINTWELMAGLEDMMTPPHLSHRFRSFSFDVSRDPRSIPDSPKMNLQPNGTLSPDNNTPGWLQVADEDANSKCPEFDPEVISTFRKSLEELSPTHSFYIKPLDSEKRPHFASDDSSLLVNDVVKVNFVAKDCERSKDKLVVYFTSLRGVRKTYEACCHVRLILKSLGVRVDERDVSMHSGFKEELRELMGEGFSGGGLPRVFIGGKYVGGAEEIRRMHEEGQLEKLVEGCEMLGDGGGGGGGEACEACGDIRFVPCETCSGSCKIYYEGDDEEQEELEEGEETGEYGFQRCPDCNENGLIRCPICCD; encoded by the coding sequence ATGGGTTGCGCAAGTTCTAAACAAAAGCGATGCAAGCATTGCCAGACACCGTATTCACCGGTGCCTCGAAGCTATTCCATGCATGTTGTTCATCCACCACGACAAAAAGGCGATAGCTACCATGTGGTGGCACTCACCTCCGCCACATTAGGTACACTCGCGCTTGATTCTGCGAATCAGAATCAGAATGGGACTGTTGATGTTGCTGTGAAAGGCGATGATCAAAGGAAGAATGTTAGTGATTTTGACGGATCAAATGGGTTCGTGAAGGATAGTAAAGAATTGAATAGCAAGGAGGAGTTTTCGATGGGACTCATTGAGGCCAAGACTTGGTCTAGTATGATCCAAGAAAAAATCCCAGAAGTTGTTCCAAGGACTCCAATTATGACATCACCTGGAGAGCCAGAAACTATCAATACTTGGGAATTGATGGCAGGGCTTGAAGATATGATGACTCCTCCTCATTTGTCTCATCGGTTTCGCAGTTTCTCTTTTGATGTTTCTCGTGATCCAAGATCAATACCTGATAGTCCCAAAATGAATTTGCAGCCGAATGGCACATTGTCTCCCGATAATAACACGCCTGGGTGGCTTCAAGTTGCAGATGAGGATGCTAATTCCAAGTGTCCGGAATTCGATCCTGAAGTCATCTCTACGTTTAGAAAATCATTGGAAGAGCTCTCTCCTACACATTCATTTTACATTAAGCCATTAGATAGCGAGAAACGGCCTCATTTTGCAAGTGATGATTCGTCATTGCTTGTGAATGATGTTGTAAAGGTAAATTTTGTTGCAAAAGATTGTGAGCGCAGTAAGGATAAGTTAGTTGTTTATTTTACAAGCTTGCGAGGGGTGCGCAAAACATACGAGGCTTGTTGCCATGTGAGGTTGATATTAAAAAGCTTAGGAGTTCGCGTTGATGAACGAGATGTATCAATGCATTCAGGGTTCAAGGAGGAGTTGAGAGAGCTAATGGGAGAAGGGTTTAGTGGGGGAGGGTTACCAAGAGTGTTTATTGGGGGAAAATACGTTGGCGGAGCAGAGGAAATTCGGCGAATGCACGAGGAAGGACAATTAGAGAAACTGGTTGAAGGATGTGAAATGTTGGGtgatggtggtggaggtggaggtggagagGCTTGTGAAGCTTGTGGGGATATCAGATTTGTGCCTTGTGAGACGTGTTCAGGGAGTTGTAAGATATATTATGAAGGTGATGATGAAGAACAGGAAGAGttagaagaaggagaagagacTGGTGAATATGGGTTTCAGCGTTGCCCTGATTGCAATGAGAATGGACTAATACGCTGCCCCATTTGCTGTGACTAG